In Centropristis striata isolate RG_2023a ecotype Rhode Island chromosome 1, C.striata_1.0, whole genome shotgun sequence, one DNA window encodes the following:
- the grhprb gene encoding glyoxylate reductase/hydroxypyruvate reductase b, with the protein MWVSRMALQRLQRLAVTPLNITRGQTSSMQREMSTLPRVYITRQIPPEGLRILHESGQVQFDLWDSDDAPVPRKELLQKVKGVDGLVCTLTEKIDAELLDAAGPNLKVLSTMSVGYDHLSLEELKKRGIRVGYTPDVLTDSVAELTVALLLTTSRRLIEATHEAKTGGWGTWRTLWLCGHELANSTVGILGLGRIGVAIAERLAPFKVKKFIYTDVAPRPELASLINAEFVSFDEMAEQSDFLAVCCALTPETKEICNKKLFSKMKNTSIFINTSRGGVVNQEDLYEALSTGQIAGAGLDVTVPEPLPTSHPLFTLKNCVILPHIASASYTTRNAMSALAANNLLLGLRGEPMIKGLKL; encoded by the exons ATGTGGGTCAGTCGTATGGCACTGCAAAGGCTGCAGCGGCTTGCAGTTACTCCTCTGAATATTACTAGGGGACAGACAAGCAGCATGCAGAGGGAGATGTCTACCCTGCCACGGGTGTATATCACCCGACAGATCCCACCCGAGGGCCTGAGGATCCTGCATGAATCTGGACA GGTGCAGTTTGACCTGTGGGACTCAGATGACGCCCCTGTACCGAGGAAGGAGCTGCTGCAGAAGGTCAAAGGTGTCGATGGTCTGGTGTGCACGTTGACAGAGAAGATTGATGCAGAGTTGTTGGATGCTGCAG GTCCAAACCTGAAGGTCCTCAGTACCATGTCTGTGGGCTATGACCATCTTTCTTTGGAGGAGCTGAAAAAAAG AGGGATCCGTGTTGGTTACACCCCTGATGTCCTGACTGATTCTGTGGCTGAGCTGACTGTGGCTCTGCTGCTCACAACTTCCAGGAGGCTCATAGAGGCCACACATGAAGCCAAGAC TGGTGGCTGGGGCACATGGAGAACTCTGTGGCTGTGTGGACATGAGCTGGCCAACAGCACTGTGGGTATCCTGGGCCTGGGCAGGATTG GTGTGGCTATCGCTGAGCGTCTGGCACCTTTCAAAGTAAAGAAGTTCATCTATACAGACGTTGCACCCAGGCCTGAGCTGGCCAGTCTCATCAATGCAGAGTTTG TCTCCTTCGACGAGATGGCAGAGCAGTCAGACTTCCTGGCTGTGTGCTGTGCTTTAACACCAGAAACAAAAGAGATCTGCAACAAAAAACTCTTCTCCAAGATGAAAAATACCTCCATCTTTATCAACACAAGCAG GGGAGGTGTGGTGAACCAGGAAGACCTTTATGAGGCTCTGTCCACTGGGCAGATTGCAGGAGCTGGGTTAGATGTCACTGTTCCTGAGCCCCTTCCCACCAGCCACCCACTCTTTACCCTCAAAAACTGTG TGATTCTCCCACATATTGCTAGTGCCTCTTACACTACCCGTAATGCCATGTCTGCCCTGGCAGCGAACAACCTGCTCCTTGGCCTACGGGGTGAGCCGATGATCAAAGGACTCAAGCTGTAA